One Panicum virgatum strain AP13 chromosome 3N, P.virgatum_v5, whole genome shotgun sequence DNA segment encodes these proteins:
- the LOC120667261 gene encoding pyrophosphate-energized vacuolar membrane proton pump 1-like isoform X2 has product MAVLGTVAVEVFILVAALIGIAFAVLQWYVVARVAVISDAGGGAGGKGRGGGSGDVLEEDEEEEYGVDRLAVEARCAEIQQAISIGAMSFLLTEYKYLAVFMAAFAAVIFLFLGSARRFSARPEPCAYDPARGCRPALANAAFSAVAFLLGALTSVLSGYLGMRVATFANARTALEAHRGIDRAFAIAFRSGAVMGFLLASSALLVLYAAINLFGLYYGDDWGGLYESITDYGLGGSSVALFGRVGGGIYTKAADVGADLVGKVERNIPEDDPRNPAVIADNVGDNVGDIAGMGSDLFGSYAELLCAALFVASISSFGTEHNFAAMMYPLLVSAVGLLVCAVTTLVATDVSTVECTDEIGPILKRQILISTVLMTGGVAAVTFLALPARFTLFDFGNDKHVKNWHLFICVSAGLWAGLVIGYVTEYFTSNAYGPVRAVARSCRTGAATNVIFGLAVGYKSVIVSILAIAAAIYAGFRLAAMYGIALAALGMLSTIATGLAIDAYGPISDNAGGIAEMAGMPRRVRDRTDALDAAGNTTAAIGKGFAIGSAALVSLALFGAYESRAGIAAVDVLSPRVFVGLLAGAMLPYWFSAMTMRSVGSAALRMVEEVRRQFDAIPGLAEGLATPDYATHGGIIFNRL; this is encoded by the exons ATGGCTGTGCTCGGCACCGTGGCTGTCGAGGTGTTCATCCTGGTGGCGGCGTTGATTGGCATCGCGTTCGCAGTGCTCCAGTGGTATGTGGTTGCAAGGGTGGCCGTGATTTCTgacgccggcgggggcgccggaggcaagggcaggggaggaggaagcggcGACGTGctggaggaagacgaggaggaggagtacGGCGTGGACCGCCTGGCCGTGGAGGCCCGGTGCGCCGAGATCCAGCAGGCCATCTCCATCGGCGCCATGTCGTTCCTCCTCACGGAGTACAAGTACCTCGCCGTGTTCATGGCGGCGTTCGCAGCGGTGATCTTCCTGTTCCTGGGCTCGGCACGGCGGTTCAGCGCGCGGCCGGAGCCGTGCGCGTACGACCCGGCGCGAGGGTGCCGGCCGGCGCTGGCGAACGCGGCGTTCAGCGCGGTGGCGTTCCTGCTGGGCGCGCTCACCTCTGTGCTGTCCGGGTACCTAGGCATGCGCGTGGCGACATTCGCCAACGCGCGCACGGCGCTCGAGGCCCACCGCGGCATCGACCGCGCCTTCGCCATCGCGTTTCGGTCCGGCGCTG TGATGGGATTCCTCCTCGCCTCCAGCGCGCTGCTCGTGCTCTACGCCGCCATCAACCTCTTCGGGCTCTACTACGGCGACGACTGGGGCGGGCTCTACGAGTCCATCACCGACTACGGGCTCGGCGGCTCCTCCGTCGCGCTCTTCGGCCGCGTGGGCGGCGGCATCTACACCAAGGCCGCTGACGTCGGCGCCGACCTCGTTGGCAAGGTCGAGCGCAACATCCCCGAGGACGACCCTCGCAACCCTGCG GTGATCGCCGACAACGTGGGAGACAACGTCGGCGACATCGCCGGCATGGGGTCGGACCTGTTCGGGTCGTACGCGGAGTTGTTGTGCGCGGCGCTGTTCGTGGCGTCCATCTCGTCGTTCGGCACCGAGCACAACTTCGCGGCGATGATGTACCCGCTGCTCGTCAGCGCCGTGGGCCTTCTGGTGTGCGCGGTCACCACGCTCGTCGCCACCGACGTCTCCACGGTCGAGTGCACCGACGAGATCGGGCCGATACTCAAGCGGCAGATCCTCATCTCCACTGTGCTCAtgaccggcggcgtcgccgccgtgaCCTTCCTCGCCCTGCCAGCCCGGTTCACCCTCTTCGACTTCGGCAACGACAAGCACGTCAAGAACTG GCACCTGTTCATCTGCGTGTCGGCCGGCCTGTGGGCTGGCCTTGTCATCGGCTACGTGACCGAGTACTTCACCAGCAACGCCTACGGGCCGgtgcgggcggtggcgcggtcGTGCCGGACGGGCGCGGCGACGAACGTCATCTTCGGGCTGGCAGTGGGGTACAAGTCGGTGATCGTGTCCATCCTGGCGATCGCGGCGGCCATCTACGCCGGCTTCCGGCTGGCGGCCATGTACGGCATCGCGCTGGCGGCGCTCGGGATGCTGAGCACCATCGCGACGGGGCTCGCCATCGACGCCTACGGGCCCATCAGCGACAAcgccggcggcatcgcggagatgGCCGGCATGCCGCGCCGCGTCCGCGACCGGACCGACGCGCTGGACGCCGCGGGGAACACGACGGCGGCCATCGGCAAGGGGTTCGCGATCGGGTCCGCCGCGCTGGTGTCGCTGGCGCTGTTCGGCGCGTACGAGAGCCGcgcggggatcgcggcggtGGACGTGCTGAGCCCGCGCGTGTTCGtgggcctcctcgccggcgccatGCTGCCCTACTGGTTCTCGGCGATGACGATGCGGAGCGTGGGCAGCGCCGCGCTGCggatggtggaggaggtgcggcggcaGTTCGACGCGATCCCGGGCCTCGCCGAGGGCCTCGCCACGCCGGACTACGCCA CGCACGGCGGCATCATCTTCAACCGCCTCTGA
- the LOC120667261 gene encoding pyrophosphate-energized vacuolar membrane proton pump-like isoform X1 encodes MAVLGTVAVEVFILVAALIGIAFAVLQWYVVARVAVISDAGGGAGGKGRGGGSGDVLEEDEEEEYGVDRLAVEARCAEIQQAISIGAMSFLLTEYKYLAVFMAAFAAVIFLFLGSARRFSARPEPCAYDPARGCRPALANAAFSAVAFLLGALTSVLSGYLGMRVATFANARTALEAHRGIDRAFAIAFRSGAVMGFLLASSALLVLYAAINLFGLYYGDDWGGLYESITDYGLGGSSVALFGRVGGGIYTKAADVGADLVGKVERNIPEDDPRNPAVIADNVGDNVGDIAGMGSDLFGSYAELLCAALFVASISSFGTEHNFAAMMYPLLVSAVGLLVCAVTTLVATDVSTVECTDEIGPILKRQILISTVLMTGGVAAVTFLALPARFTLFDFGNDKHVKNWHLFICVSAGLWAGLVIGYVTEYFTSNAYGPVRAVARSCRTGAATNVIFGLAVGYKSVIVSILAIAAAIYAGFRLAAMYGIALAALGMLSTIATGLAIDAYGPISDNAGGIAEMAGMPRRVRDRTDALDAAGNTTAAIGKGFAIGSAALVSLALFGAYESRAGIAAVDVLSPRVFVGLLAGAMLPYWFSAMTMRSVGSAALRMVEEVRRQFDAIPGLAEGLATPDYATCVRISTDASLRKMMAPGALVMLSPLVAGTLFGVETLAGLLAGALVSGVQVAISASNSGGAWDNAKKYIEVLYSGCNGASEEARSLGPKGSEAHKAAVIGDTIGDPLKDTSGPSLNILIKLMAVESLVFAPFFAAHGGIIFNRL; translated from the exons ATGGCTGTGCTCGGCACCGTGGCTGTCGAGGTGTTCATCCTGGTGGCGGCGTTGATTGGCATCGCGTTCGCAGTGCTCCAGTGGTATGTGGTTGCAAGGGTGGCCGTGATTTCTgacgccggcgggggcgccggaggcaagggcaggggaggaggaagcggcGACGTGctggaggaagacgaggaggaggagtacGGCGTGGACCGCCTGGCCGTGGAGGCCCGGTGCGCCGAGATCCAGCAGGCCATCTCCATCGGCGCCATGTCGTTCCTCCTCACGGAGTACAAGTACCTCGCCGTGTTCATGGCGGCGTTCGCAGCGGTGATCTTCCTGTTCCTGGGCTCGGCACGGCGGTTCAGCGCGCGGCCGGAGCCGTGCGCGTACGACCCGGCGCGAGGGTGCCGGCCGGCGCTGGCGAACGCGGCGTTCAGCGCGGTGGCGTTCCTGCTGGGCGCGCTCACCTCTGTGCTGTCCGGGTACCTAGGCATGCGCGTGGCGACATTCGCCAACGCGCGCACGGCGCTCGAGGCCCACCGCGGCATCGACCGCGCCTTCGCCATCGCGTTTCGGTCCGGCGCTG TGATGGGATTCCTCCTCGCCTCCAGCGCGCTGCTCGTGCTCTACGCCGCCATCAACCTCTTCGGGCTCTACTACGGCGACGACTGGGGCGGGCTCTACGAGTCCATCACCGACTACGGGCTCGGCGGCTCCTCCGTCGCGCTCTTCGGCCGCGTGGGCGGCGGCATCTACACCAAGGCCGCTGACGTCGGCGCCGACCTCGTTGGCAAGGTCGAGCGCAACATCCCCGAGGACGACCCTCGCAACCCTGCG GTGATCGCCGACAACGTGGGAGACAACGTCGGCGACATCGCCGGCATGGGGTCGGACCTGTTCGGGTCGTACGCGGAGTTGTTGTGCGCGGCGCTGTTCGTGGCGTCCATCTCGTCGTTCGGCACCGAGCACAACTTCGCGGCGATGATGTACCCGCTGCTCGTCAGCGCCGTGGGCCTTCTGGTGTGCGCGGTCACCACGCTCGTCGCCACCGACGTCTCCACGGTCGAGTGCACCGACGAGATCGGGCCGATACTCAAGCGGCAGATCCTCATCTCCACTGTGCTCAtgaccggcggcgtcgccgccgtgaCCTTCCTCGCCCTGCCAGCCCGGTTCACCCTCTTCGACTTCGGCAACGACAAGCACGTCAAGAACTG GCACCTGTTCATCTGCGTGTCGGCCGGCCTGTGGGCTGGCCTTGTCATCGGCTACGTGACCGAGTACTTCACCAGCAACGCCTACGGGCCGgtgcgggcggtggcgcggtcGTGCCGGACGGGCGCGGCGACGAACGTCATCTTCGGGCTGGCAGTGGGGTACAAGTCGGTGATCGTGTCCATCCTGGCGATCGCGGCGGCCATCTACGCCGGCTTCCGGCTGGCGGCCATGTACGGCATCGCGCTGGCGGCGCTCGGGATGCTGAGCACCATCGCGACGGGGCTCGCCATCGACGCCTACGGGCCCATCAGCGACAAcgccggcggcatcgcggagatgGCCGGCATGCCGCGCCGCGTCCGCGACCGGACCGACGCGCTGGACGCCGCGGGGAACACGACGGCGGCCATCGGCAAGGGGTTCGCGATCGGGTCCGCCGCGCTGGTGTCGCTGGCGCTGTTCGGCGCGTACGAGAGCCGcgcggggatcgcggcggtGGACGTGCTGAGCCCGCGCGTGTTCGtgggcctcctcgccggcgccatGCTGCCCTACTGGTTCTCGGCGATGACGATGCGGAGCGTGGGCAGCGCCGCGCTGCggatggtggaggaggtgcggcggcaGTTCGACGCGATCCCGGGCCTCGCCGAGGGCCTCGCCACGCCGGACTACGCCACCTGCGTCAGGATCTCCACCGACGCCTCGCTCCGCAAGATGATGGCGCCCGGCGCGCTCGTCATGCTCAGCCCGCTCGTCGCCGGCACGCTCTTCGGGGTGGAGACGCTCGCGGggctcctcgccggcgcgctcgtCTCCGGCGTCCAGGTGGCCATCTCCGCCTCCaacagcggcggcgcgtgggacAACGCCAAGAAGTACATCGAGGTACTGTACT CGGGGTGCAATGGGGCATCGGAGGAGGCTCGGTCGCTGGGGCCCAAGGGGTCGGAGGCGCACAAGGCGGCGGTGATCGGCGACACCATCGGCGACCCGCTCAAGGACACCTCGGGCCCGTCCCTCAAcatcctcatcaagctcatggCCGTGGAGTCGCTCGTCTTCGCGCCCTTCTTCGCCGCGCACGGCGGCATCATCTTCAACCGCCTCTGA